The following proteins are encoded in a genomic region of Catellatospora sp. TT07R-123:
- a CDS encoding SAVMC3_10250 family protein, producing the protein MFFRRKTEEARALRYMAYVSDAKIDMLISQIHEPLRRSIATELKLDLKLIGLTLSADNPLRQQSRIEKVALVEDYLTRHQQVGDLTASQGYVKARLNMDWAPLSDIQHGRPDAEKITFFCGYTEELLVVLGGSTAHLLGTPVEPTATPGSQPYAIRRALHPVTPQADGLDEQAETDTVRSLADGIAATAKAVFQTPQPVQFLARCISRGPLPDGSPRPAYLLGSPLYVEMVDY; encoded by the coding sequence ATGTTCTTCCGGCGCAAGACCGAAGAGGCGCGCGCGCTGCGGTATATGGCGTACGTGTCCGATGCGAAGATCGACATGCTGATCAGCCAGATCCACGAGCCGCTGCGGCGCAGCATCGCCACGGAGCTGAAGCTCGACCTGAAGCTGATCGGCCTGACGCTCAGCGCCGACAACCCGCTGCGCCAGCAGAGCCGCATCGAGAAGGTGGCGCTGGTCGAGGACTACCTCACCCGCCACCAGCAGGTCGGCGACCTGACCGCGTCGCAGGGGTACGTCAAGGCGCGGCTCAACATGGACTGGGCGCCGCTGTCCGACATCCAGCACGGCCGCCCCGACGCCGAGAAGATCACGTTCTTCTGCGGGTACACCGAGGAGCTGCTGGTGGTGCTGGGCGGGTCGACGGCGCACCTGCTGGGGACGCCGGTGGAGCCGACGGCGACGCCGGGGTCGCAGCCGTACGCGATCCGCCGGGCCCTGCACCCGGTCACGCCGCAGGCCGACGGCCTGGACGAGCAGGCCGAGACCGACACGGTGCGGTCGCTGGCCGACGGGATCGCGGCCACCGCCAAGGCCGTGTTCCAGACCCCGCAACCGGTGCAGTTCCTCGCCCGGTGCATCAGCCGGGGCCCGCTGCCCGACGGCTCGCCGCGCCCGGCCTACCTGCTGGGCAGCCCGCTGTACGTCGAGATGGTGGACTACTAG
- a CDS encoding M28 family peptidase — protein sequence MRLKAVTAGPALAVFVAAAMTLGVQPAAAARPSASTGATAPSLVGALAAPSVDVNNVKAHLQQLQTIATNNGGNRATGTAGHTASVTYVQQKLQAAGFTVTLQTCTTCNGSAKNIIADWPGGDTNNTYMFGGHLDGVSAGPGINDDGSGSSALLEAALQLAAANPTMTNHLRFGWWAGEEQGLIGSKFYVNSLTSAQKTAIKAYGTFDMIASTNGGYFVTGTDAIAVKLREYFTSISVPTETSTECCSDDGSFRNAGVPSSINSTGASFTKTSAQVTKWGGTAGAAYDSCYHKACDSYPSNINSTSLGRFANAIEYAAWNLTTGTAPANDFSVSLSPASGSVNPGSAVTATVNTATTSGSAQTVNLSASGAPSGVSVSFSPASVTSGGSSTVTVSTTASAAPGTYTITVTGTGSVAHSASYTLTVNGTGGCTGTGQKFANPGFESGAVSWTQSSGVIGQNTGNGAPRTGTWSAWLNGYGSAHTDTLSQSVTLPSGCSSYTLSFYLKIVTAETTTTTAYDKLTVTAGTTTLQVFSNLNASGYTLRSYNLSAFAGQTVTVKFTGVEDSGLATSFVVDDTALTVS from the coding sequence ATGAGACTGAAAGCGGTTACGGCAGGACCTGCCCTAGCTGTCTTCGTCGCCGCTGCGATGACGCTGGGTGTGCAGCCCGCGGCCGCCGCGCGACCCTCGGCGAGCACGGGCGCGACCGCGCCGTCGCTCGTCGGCGCGCTGGCCGCGCCGAGCGTCGACGTGAACAACGTCAAGGCGCACCTGCAGCAGCTGCAGACCATCGCGACCAACAACGGCGGCAACCGTGCCACCGGCACCGCCGGCCACACCGCGTCGGTGACGTACGTGCAGCAGAAGCTCCAGGCGGCGGGCTTCACCGTCACCCTGCAGACCTGCACCACCTGCAACGGCTCGGCGAAGAACATCATCGCCGACTGGCCGGGCGGCGACACCAACAACACCTACATGTTCGGCGGCCACCTCGACGGCGTGTCGGCCGGCCCCGGCATCAACGACGACGGCTCCGGCTCGTCGGCGCTGCTGGAGGCCGCGCTCCAGCTCGCGGCGGCCAACCCGACGATGACCAACCACCTGCGGTTCGGCTGGTGGGCCGGCGAGGAGCAGGGCCTGATCGGCTCGAAGTTCTACGTCAACTCGCTGACCTCGGCGCAGAAGACCGCGATCAAGGCGTACGGCACGTTCGACATGATCGCCTCGACCAACGGCGGCTACTTCGTGACCGGCACCGACGCCATCGCGGTGAAGCTGCGCGAATACTTCACCTCGATCAGCGTGCCGACGGAGACGTCGACGGAGTGCTGTAGCGACGACGGCTCGTTCCGCAACGCCGGCGTCCCGTCGTCGATCAACTCGACCGGTGCCAGCTTCACCAAGACGAGCGCGCAGGTGACCAAGTGGGGCGGCACCGCCGGTGCGGCGTACGACTCCTGCTACCACAAGGCCTGCGACAGCTACCCGTCCAACATCAACAGCACCTCGCTGGGCCGGTTCGCCAACGCGATCGAGTACGCGGCGTGGAACCTGACCACCGGCACCGCGCCCGCCAACGACTTCTCGGTGTCGCTGAGCCCCGCCTCCGGCTCGGTGAACCCCGGCTCGGCGGTCACCGCGACCGTGAACACCGCCACCACCTCGGGCAGCGCGCAGACGGTGAACCTCAGCGCCTCCGGCGCGCCCTCCGGCGTGTCGGTCAGCTTCAGCCCGGCGTCGGTCACCTCCGGCGGCTCCTCGACGGTGACCGTGTCGACGACGGCGAGCGCCGCCCCCGGCACGTACACCATCACGGTGACCGGGACCGGGTCGGTGGCCCACTCGGCCAGCTACACCCTGACCGTCAACGGCACCGGCGGCTGCACCGGGACCGGGCAGAAGTTCGCCAACCCGGGCTTCGAGTCCGGCGCGGTCTCGTGGACGCAGTCCTCGGGCGTGATCGGCCAGAACACCGGCAACGGGGCGCCGCGCACCGGCACCTGGTCGGCGTGGCTGAACGGCTACGGCTCGGCGCACACCGACACGCTGTCGCAGTCGGTGACGCTGCCCTCGGGTTGCAGCAGCTACACGCTGTCGTTCTACCTGAAGATCGTCACCGCGGAGACGACCACCACGACGGCGTACGACAAGCTGACCGTCACGGCGGGCACCACCACGCTCCAGGTCTTCTCCAACCTCAACGCCAGCGGGTACACGCTGCGCTCGTACAACCTGTCGGCCTTCGCGGGCCAGACGGTGACCGTCAAGTTCACCGGCGTCGAGGACTCGGGCCTGGCGACGTCGTTCGTCGTCGACGACACCGCCCTCACGGTCTCCTGA
- a CDS encoding histidine phosphatase family protein has product MPFDLHLTLELVPHCSSVERAGWTAGHDSRPLSEQGFAQAERLMAALGAGIDAVYASPALRCHQTVAPLARAAGLPVTTLAALVEADDFREPAAWVDGVFAPMGQAVGAAWSAGVMLGALLTMAGAHPGGRVVASSHGDVIPVLLALISGWYAVPLPEPVGRGGWYTIRLHGGRASIAAAMPS; this is encoded by the coding sequence ATGCCCTTCGATCTTCACCTCACCCTGGAGCTCGTGCCGCACTGCTCCTCGGTCGAGCGCGCCGGCTGGACCGCCGGCCACGACAGCAGGCCGCTGTCCGAACAGGGCTTCGCGCAGGCCGAGCGGCTCATGGCAGCCCTCGGGGCCGGTATCGACGCCGTCTACGCCAGCCCGGCGCTGCGCTGCCACCAGACCGTGGCGCCGCTGGCGCGGGCGGCGGGCCTGCCGGTCACGACGCTGGCCGCACTCGTCGAGGCCGACGACTTCCGGGAGCCCGCCGCCTGGGTGGACGGCGTGTTCGCCCCGATGGGCCAGGCCGTCGGAGCAGCCTGGTCGGCGGGCGTCATGCTCGGCGCGCTGCTGACCATGGCCGGGGCGCACCCGGGTGGCCGCGTCGTCGCGTCCTCGCACGGCGACGTCATCCCGGTGCTGCTCGCCCTGATCAGCGGCTGGTACGCGGTGCCGTTGCCCGAACCGGTCGGCCGGGGCGGCTGGTACACCATCCGCCTGCACGGCGGCCGCGCGTCGATCGCGGCAGCCATGCCCTCGTAA
- a CDS encoding putative Ig domain-containing protein: MFRRIATTVGALVLGAAAIAVPAAPASAVTLQAASLNATIALSNCSASLVRFPSSVDTDRAMMLTNGHCYEGGMPGAGVVLVNKSSTRSGTLLNASGTNLGTLRADMLLYATMTDTDVSLYRLNTTFASIQSTYGVTALTVSDTRPASGSSMYIPSSYWKQIWNCTINAFVPTIREDVWTWHDSIKYNTGCNTTHGTSGSPIVDLASNKVVGINNTGNDDGQSCTLNNPCEVDANGTVHVYQGQSYGQQTYWFTTCLNASRAIDLSVAGCLLPKPPGTGNTVTVTNPGNQSSIVGTAVNLQISASSSGSGQTLTYSATGLPAGLSINASTGKITGTPTTAQTTTVTVTAKDTTNATGTATFSWTVSPTGGGCSGQLLGNAGFETGTSPWTQSSGVIDSSTGEAAHTGSYKAWLNGYGSAHTDTLSQSVTIPAGCRATLTYWLHIDTAETTTTTAYDKLTVTAGTTTLATYSNLNKNTGYAQRTVDVSSFAGQTVTIKFSGVEDASLQTSFVIDDTALTLS; this comes from the coding sequence ATGTTCCGACGAATCGCCACCACCGTGGGCGCACTCGTTCTCGGCGCGGCCGCGATCGCCGTCCCCGCCGCCCCCGCGTCCGCCGTCACCCTCCAGGCGGCCAGTCTCAACGCGACGATCGCCCTGAGCAACTGCTCGGCCTCGCTCGTCCGTTTCCCGAGCTCGGTCGACACCGACCGCGCCATGATGCTGACCAACGGCCACTGCTACGAGGGCGGCATGCCCGGCGCCGGAGTCGTCCTGGTCAACAAGTCCAGCACCAGGTCGGGCACCCTGCTCAACGCCTCCGGCACCAACCTCGGCACCCTGCGCGCCGACATGCTGCTGTACGCGACGATGACCGACACCGACGTGTCGCTGTACCGGCTCAACACGACCTTCGCCTCGATCCAGAGCACGTACGGCGTGACCGCGCTGACCGTCTCCGACACCCGCCCGGCCAGCGGCAGCAGCATGTACATCCCGTCCAGCTACTGGAAGCAGATCTGGAACTGCACGATCAACGCGTTCGTGCCCACGATCCGCGAGGACGTGTGGACCTGGCACGACTCGATCAAGTACAACACCGGGTGCAACACCACCCACGGCACCTCCGGCTCGCCCATCGTCGACCTGGCCAGCAACAAGGTCGTCGGGATCAACAACACCGGCAACGACGACGGCCAGTCCTGCACGCTCAACAACCCGTGCGAGGTCGACGCCAACGGCACCGTCCACGTCTACCAGGGCCAGAGCTACGGCCAGCAGACGTACTGGTTCACCACCTGCCTCAACGCGTCGCGGGCGATCGACCTGTCCGTGGCCGGCTGCCTGCTGCCCAAGCCGCCCGGCACCGGCAACACGGTGACCGTCACCAACCCGGGCAACCAGTCCTCGATCGTCGGGACCGCGGTCAACCTCCAGATCAGCGCCAGCTCCTCCGGCAGCGGCCAGACCCTGACCTACAGCGCCACCGGTCTGCCCGCGGGCCTGTCCATCAACGCGAGCACCGGCAAGATCACGGGCACGCCCACCACGGCGCAGACCACCACGGTCACGGTGACGGCGAAGGACACCACCAACGCCACCGGCACGGCCACGTTCAGCTGGACCGTCAGCCCGACCGGCGGCGGCTGCTCCGGCCAGCTGCTCGGCAACGCGGGCTTCGAGACCGGCACCTCGCCGTGGACCCAGTCCTCGGGCGTCATCGACAGCAGCACCGGCGAGGCCGCCCACACCGGCTCCTACAAGGCCTGGCTCAACGGGTACGGCTCCGCCCACACCGACACCCTGTCGCAGTCCGTGACGATCCCGGCCGGATGCCGCGCCACCCTGACCTACTGGCTGCACATCGACACCGCCGAGACCACGACCACCACCGCGTACGACAAGCTGACGGTCACGGCCGGGACGACCACGCTGGCCACGTACTCCAACCTCAACAAGAACACCGGCTACGCCCAGCGCACCGTCGACGTCTCGTCGTTCGCCGGGCAGACGGTGACGATCAAGTTCAGTGGCGTCGAGGACGCGTCCCTGCAGACGTCGTTCGTCATCGACGACACCGCCCTCACCCTGTCCTGA
- a CDS encoding WD40 repeat domain-containing serine/threonine-protein kinase translates to MSTGTHQAAGTWQVGDVIADLYRVTRVHEQGGMGLVYRVRHLGWDVDLALKNPRPQQLRTAEDQQLFVDEAQAWISLGLHPHVCAAHYVRAIDGVPRVFAEYVPGGSLREAIDDGRLYGGGPDEMLARLLDLAVQLAWGLAHAHRRGLVHQDVKPANVLLDEAGTAKVTDFGLSRVGVPAQSSGPARPGVWADPGVSTRVSAGGLTPDYASPEQAAGVPLNRRTDVWSYAVSVFELFTGGVVWSSGPSADVALAEYLQYGPDDPAAPRMPPALADLLRSCLRDDPAARPGDLAEVADTIAAVYEAELGRPYPRTVPAEADLRGDELNNRGLSLLDLDDPDAADAALRSALEADPHHLEAVFNASMLSWRRGELTDDEAVAAVAAAAATRPGHWLGAYLLAQVHLERGDLDAALPLLTEAAQQAPDDPQVVELLRRARAGGLASGDGERTVPGGARDDRSGMTGAQLGQDARVVLTALTDVPPPPRGLRRLWVLLFGGDNRRATASIVGVHSIDGARPPLRLRPGRFASAFAVRPDDHMAAVGGGGDDVVVFDLDSGAELHRLPGHGIFARALRFSADGRTLASGASDGLVRLWEPTTGTLLATLTGHGREVHGLAFSADGTRLASVSSDRTLRLWEWRTGRCTAVLEHGDKVSVVDLSPDGRWAVTGDLRGVVRIWELDSDGGAVCRHELQGHRDEVLAAATGGAGRFLTGGRDGILRLWDAGTGRCLRTVEAHRDAVFRELTGGWTVHVTACVSTDGRFAHSLGNDAVVRSWGLPTGYTAALQVCRPRPVPLLHEFDARFQHLLGSADRALGEGRVPAALELMRQARAVPGHENAPEAVAVWQRLAGSSVRTGLRGARLARRITLVEPGSQRFWRALMGLSADGATALTSAPDDAMVLWDLATGQARRRFATPEPRISVESLALSADARLAVAVDGYRRVLVWDLPGDDEPRLLDQLPSTGTRVCLDRTGTYALTATSTYTVLRRLELATGRELARFQGRERMIHTSEGDSRMEPEAMYGTCLGDGGQSALSAAENGDVLHWDAVSGRLLRRMRGHGQRAECVAISPDGRFALSGAWDRTVRYWDLERGRCLRVLTGHTQPVDAVAFTGDGAFGVSAARDHCVRVWRLADGACVRVLDGHDGPVSGVGVSDDGRVVVAITRESLSVWELDWELAARPAAGRRAGLGRWFGRARSGG, encoded by the coding sequence ATGAGCACCGGCACGCACCAGGCGGCGGGGACCTGGCAGGTCGGTGACGTGATCGCCGACCTGTACCGGGTGACGAGGGTGCACGAGCAGGGCGGCATGGGCCTGGTCTACCGGGTGCGCCACCTGGGCTGGGACGTCGACCTGGCGCTGAAGAACCCGCGCCCGCAGCAGCTGCGCACCGCCGAGGACCAGCAGCTGTTCGTCGACGAAGCCCAGGCGTGGATCTCGCTGGGCCTGCACCCGCACGTGTGCGCCGCCCACTACGTCCGCGCGATCGACGGCGTCCCGCGCGTGTTCGCCGAGTACGTCCCCGGCGGCAGCCTGCGCGAGGCCATCGACGACGGGCGGCTGTACGGGGGCGGCCCGGACGAGATGCTCGCGCGGCTGCTCGACCTGGCCGTGCAGCTCGCCTGGGGGCTGGCCCACGCGCACCGCCGGGGCCTGGTGCACCAGGACGTCAAACCGGCCAACGTGCTGCTCGACGAGGCGGGCACGGCGAAGGTGACCGACTTCGGGCTGTCCCGGGTCGGCGTGCCCGCCCAGAGTTCCGGCCCGGCCCGACCGGGGGTGTGGGCCGACCCCGGCGTGAGCACCCGGGTCAGCGCTGGCGGCCTGACCCCCGACTACGCCTCACCCGAGCAGGCCGCCGGGGTGCCACTGAACCGCCGCACCGACGTGTGGAGCTACGCGGTGTCGGTGTTCGAGCTGTTCACCGGAGGCGTGGTCTGGTCCAGCGGCCCGTCGGCCGACGTCGCGCTGGCCGAATACCTCCAGTACGGCCCGGACGATCCGGCCGCGCCCCGGATGCCCCCGGCACTGGCCGACCTGCTGCGCTCGTGCCTGCGCGACGACCCGGCCGCACGCCCCGGCGACCTGGCCGAGGTCGCGGACACGATCGCGGCCGTATACGAGGCCGAGCTGGGCCGGCCGTACCCCCGGACGGTCCCGGCCGAGGCGGACCTGCGCGGCGACGAGCTCAACAACCGGGGCCTGTCGCTGCTCGACCTCGACGACCCCGACGCGGCCGACGCCGCGCTGCGCTCGGCGCTGGAGGCCGACCCGCACCACCTCGAAGCGGTCTTCAACGCCTCCATGCTGAGCTGGCGGCGCGGCGAGCTCACCGACGACGAGGCGGTGGCCGCCGTCGCGGCGGCCGCCGCCACCCGGCCCGGACACTGGCTCGGCGCGTACCTGCTGGCGCAGGTCCACCTGGAGCGCGGGGACCTGGACGCGGCGCTGCCGCTGCTGACCGAGGCCGCCCAGCAGGCGCCCGACGACCCGCAGGTCGTGGAACTGCTGCGGCGGGCTCGCGCGGGCGGGCTGGCATCGGGCGACGGCGAGCGGACCGTCCCGGGTGGCGCCCGCGACGATCGCAGCGGGATGACCGGGGCGCAGCTCGGCCAGGATGCCCGCGTGGTCCTGACCGCGCTGACCGACGTACCCCCGCCGCCGCGCGGGCTGCGGCGCCTGTGGGTGCTGCTGTTCGGCGGCGACAACCGGCGGGCGACGGCGAGCATCGTCGGCGTGCACTCCATCGACGGCGCCCGGCCCCCGCTGCGGTTGCGGCCGGGCAGGTTCGCCAGCGCGTTCGCGGTCCGCCCTGACGATCACATGGCCGCGGTCGGGGGCGGCGGCGACGACGTCGTGGTGTTCGACCTGGACAGCGGCGCCGAACTGCACCGGCTGCCGGGTCACGGCATTTTCGCGCGCGCACTGCGGTTCAGCGCCGACGGCCGGACGCTGGCGTCCGGGGCGAGTGACGGCCTGGTCCGGTTGTGGGAGCCCACCACCGGCACGCTCCTGGCGACGCTGACCGGCCACGGCCGGGAGGTGCACGGGCTGGCATTCTCAGCCGACGGCACCCGCCTGGCCTCAGTCAGCAGCGACCGGACGCTGCGGCTGTGGGAGTGGCGTACCGGCCGGTGCACGGCCGTGCTCGAACATGGCGACAAGGTGTCGGTGGTGGACCTGAGTCCGGACGGGCGCTGGGCCGTCACCGGCGATCTCCGCGGCGTGGTGCGGATCTGGGAGCTGGACTCGGATGGGGGCGCTGTATGCCGCCACGAGCTGCAAGGGCACCGGGACGAGGTGCTGGCCGCGGCGACCGGCGGCGCCGGGCGGTTCCTGACCGGCGGCCGGGACGGGATCCTGCGCCTGTGGGACGCGGGCACCGGGCGCTGTCTGCGCACCGTCGAGGCTCATCGCGACGCCGTGTTCCGGGAACTGACCGGCGGCTGGACCGTACACGTGACGGCGTGCGTGAGCACCGACGGAAGGTTCGCGCACTCGCTGGGCAATGACGCGGTGGTGCGGTCGTGGGGGCTGCCGACGGGCTACACCGCCGCGCTTCAGGTGTGCCGGCCGCGGCCGGTGCCGCTGCTGCACGAGTTCGACGCGCGGTTCCAGCATCTGCTGGGCAGTGCCGACCGGGCCCTGGGTGAGGGGCGGGTGCCCGCCGCGCTGGAGCTGATGCGGCAGGCACGCGCGGTGCCGGGCCATGAGAACGCTCCGGAGGCGGTCGCGGTCTGGCAGCGGCTGGCCGGCTCGTCAGTCCGGACAGGGCTGCGCGGGGCAAGGCTGGCGCGGCGGATCACCCTGGTGGAGCCCGGCTCGCAGCGGTTCTGGCGGGCGCTGATGGGCCTGAGCGCCGACGGCGCCACCGCGCTGACTAGCGCCCCCGACGACGCCATGGTGCTGTGGGACCTGGCCACCGGGCAGGCCCGGCGGCGGTTCGCGACGCCGGAGCCCCGGATCTCGGTCGAGTCGCTCGCGCTGAGCGCGGACGCGCGGCTGGCGGTGGCCGTGGACGGCTACCGCCGCGTGCTGGTGTGGGACCTGCCCGGCGACGACGAGCCGCGGCTGCTGGACCAGCTGCCGTCCACCGGCACCCGGGTGTGCCTGGACCGGACCGGCACGTACGCGCTGACCGCGACGAGCACCTACACGGTGCTGCGCCGCCTGGAGCTGGCGACCGGCCGCGAGCTGGCGAGGTTCCAGGGACGCGAGCGGATGATCCACACCTCCGAGGGCGACTCCCGGATGGAGCCGGAGGCGATGTACGGGACCTGCCTCGGCGACGGCGGGCAGTCGGCGCTGTCCGCAGCGGAGAACGGCGACGTCCTGCACTGGGACGCGGTCAGCGGGCGGCTGCTGCGCCGGATGCGCGGCCACGGCCAACGTGCCGAGTGCGTCGCGATCAGCCCGGACGGGCGCTTCGCGCTGTCGGGCGCCTGGGACCGGACCGTCCGGTACTGGGACCTGGAGCGCGGCCGCTGCCTGCGCGTGCTGACCGGGCACACCCAGCCGGTCGACGCGGTCGCGTTCACCGGTGACGGAGCGTTCGGGGTCTCCGCCGCACGCGACCACTGCGTACGGGTGTGGCGGCTGGCCGACGGCGCGTGCGTCCGGGTGCTCGACGGCCACGACGGCCCCGTGTCCGGGGTCGGTGTCAGCGACGACGGGCGGGTCGTGGTCGCGATCACGCGCGAGAGCCTGTCGGTCTGGGAGCTGGACTGGGAGCTGGCGGCCCGTCCGGCCGCAGGTCGGCGGGCGGGTCTGGGCCGGTGGTTCGGCCGGGCGCGCTCTGGCGGCTGA